TGTGTTTTCATGGCTAGCTGGCTGTGCGGTTGGGAAAGTCACACTGAATAAACAGCTATAGCGGTTTAATCACTATATTGTCTTTGTTTCAGGAATTACGTACATTAGTTCCGTTTACTATGGTTATAAACTTAAAAAAGAGGCGAATTTCTTTCTCAATCCCTTCCCTTAGCCTGGGTGCTAGTTAGCTGCTGCTATGGGCCGTGAAAGCAAAGTTCAAACTGGCTTGAGCTGATGGAAAATGCGGAACATTTGAGCCACTGTTTATGCATTCATTGTATATactttaattatgaaaaaatgttatgtttggtCTTGTGGTCGCATTATCAGTCAGCGATGCTTTACTGTAGTAAGTTAGGTTTGGTTGTGTGTTTACCATCAAAGAACACGACCTCAGCTCATCAGTTTCTTCCGCTATAGAAATGAAGATGTCAATAAAACACCGAGTAAACAAACTGCATCAGTCTGaccaaattaacatttaataatataatatatccaaTACTTGTTATACTGAACCCatattaaaaataagtattaCATTCATTACCTTGCACAGGATACAAAACAACATGTCATATAGAATCTAATGGCTCTCACTTTGCTTTACTAGGAGACCAAGCCCTCAAGTGATGGAGGCGAGAAGAAAGATGGAGAATATATTAAACTGAAAGTGATCGGCCAGGTAAAGAGAGGCATATTTCGTTCAGGTTATCAGATCCCAATTTGGTCATCTTCCCAAAATGTCTGATTTCATTCCCTTCTGTAGGACAACAGTGAAATTCACTTCAAAGTGAAGATGACAACACATTTAAAGAAGCTGAAGGAATCCTACAGTCAGAGACAGGTGAGTCAACACTAGCACACATATGCTTAGTTTTTTCCTTATCAGGgatttaaaaaatcaatttatttattgaaatttaaCTTATTCCTATTATTTGTTTCGAAgttgatttttcagcagccattacaccagtcttcagtgttgatcaatttaatgcatccattcaTTAACATTAATGTTAATGTCTAAATCAAAGCACTCAGGGTTCCTACATTGTATGgattttgattattattgattTACAGCTCTGGATAAGTATGGAATAATATGTGTTTCTTTACCATTTATTGAACTTCATTAATACTTCATGGTTGAGGACTTGAATAAAATGATAATgccttataataaatgtttttatcaatAAATTCATAATATAGCCAACATTATTACACTGGATGGCATATCCTGCCACAATTTTGAAacgtatattttctgaataaatgtCCTGTAATCAGTGCCAATATTGTTTTGTAAGTTAtgaatttaaagtatttaaaatgtatgcgGTCAGTGAAagtgtaaaagtatataaaacttAATATTGTAAGCTAGCAATGCAGTTTTAGTAGCATGCCGAACATTGATTGAATGTATCTGTTGTTGGAGTTAATTGATTTGCATGAACTACTTAACCTAGCTACAATATTTCCGCAGTGATTTGGCAACAGAAAGCATGCATACTCTGGGTGATACATACATATTGGTAGTTGCAATTAACAGGCTGGAAAAGTATGgaattttgaaatgaaatgtaaaaaccCTAAGCTCTGACATAAATTTATTTATCagaaactgttttttattttttatttttttcagcctcTTGCAGGTGCAATTTCTGGTTTTGacattgtttttctgttttatgcAGGGAGTACCCATGAACTCTCTAAGGTTTCTTTTCGAGGGACAGAGAATTGCAGACAACCAGACCCCCAAAGAGGTACATTACATACTTCCTTGAGTAAAACTGCAACAGGTAAAGGGAAGAGGTTTCCACAACAATTTagagcagcacaactgtattcaacatttataataagaagaaatgttttacTGAGCAACAAATCAACATGGTTCAGGATCGACTGGaataatgtctgctgaaaattcagcttcaccatcacagatataaattacattttaaaatataatgaaatagacaaattattttaaattgtaatgatatctCACAATAACTATGTTTTACTGtatacaaataaatgctgcctttgttgagcataagatataaaataatttaaatgttaccaaccccaaacttttgaaccgtagtaaataaacattttctcaaTAATAATATCTAGCAGAAATTGGTGGGATGACGTTCTAAAATATCTAAACGaggcatttttttgtgttatatttATAGGTATATAAGATCTGCAACATCTCTTTCAATTGAATAGAAATTGTATTCGGATTGCGCTCagacgactttttttttttccctgttgaTTTTTCTCATGAAAGCTTTTTTGATTGAGCTAATCATTTTTAACTGGTTATTATAAGTAGCTAATTTCTGTTCTGTAACTGGataaaaacaaactcaaaatgcttctattttttcaaattgttataggaatagttcactccaaaatgaaaatttgtttcaCTCGAAACAGATTAGGAtaacttgctctgcagtgaatgggtgccgtcagaataagagtccaaacagctgataaaaaccctGAATTAACATCTTAAGAACCAAAAGCtgcgtgatgtttttatcagctgtttggacactcatGCTGACGGCACCCTTTCATTGCTGAGGATCCATtggcgagcaagtgatgtaatgcaaaatttctacAAATCAGTGCTACAAGATTACAGCATAAACGCATTACAGCAGAATCGATCTGCTGCTTGAGGCTAAAATGTGAAGCTACATTTAGCTGCACAAGAGCATAAATGCTCCTGCtcaccatgtctctctctctgtttcagcTGGGAATGGAAGATGAGGATGTGATTGAGGTGTATCAGGAACAGACCGGTGGCTGTCGAAATGACTAGACCTTTATTTTCATgctttttatcttaattttgtatGTATGACATGTATTTCATCTGTTTCCTTTTGCTGTCACCTCAAAGGGAAGCAGAAAAACCATCTGGATCATAATCTGTCAGGGCTGCTGTGTCTCAAGGAGTCGGGCGGAATTACAATAGAAACTGTTTTTCTAGCCATATCCCACGTTCACTATCCTCTGTCTGTCTCGTGCTAACCCATCCCTGCCTTCATACACATCTTTTAAAGGATTCTGGTCATGTTCTGCAATGACACGTGTAATGTTGTGTTGTGCCCTGAGCTGATTGAAAACAGTCTTGTTTAGCTGTAGAGTACTGCTCCAAATCTTTAATTATGCTATTAAATCCAATCAACAAATCAAGATGAATATTTGATGACTGCTTTGGTGTTTTCACTTTTATAAGTAATTAAGGCATTGTTCATTTAGTTGGCCATCATTATATGTTCCGTCAATCCTTAGCTTTCATAAAACACTTGTTCATTCAGTGGTTTTTGACTCATTTTATACTAGTGAACACATCTGCCTTAATGTAatagtaaaacatttacattctGGGATGCTTATTTATGTACAACTGGTGttagaaaactgtaaaatatttgtttgcTCTTCATGCATGTGTCTGCAGCAGCTGTGTACAGttgtactgtagcctatattGGCACACTATGAATTGCAAGAGGGAGGTCACTTTATAAGtgacaaggtgttttttttttttttggcatggtttTGTCTAATGTATTAGAATTTGTACCCCTGTCTGAATTTGTGTTGTCACCTACTCTTCTGCCAGGTTTTGGATATTTGGCTCCCTTTTAGCCACAATAATTGATTTCAAAACCTGAAAATAATAGGTAACTATGTTGTTTGATTAGTACTCAGGGGCATCGTTCTCATACACACAATAAATACAGCAACCGTGTCACTGTACTCACATTTCTTTTCCTAcacttttatactttttaattatatgtGAGATGGGAGGGATATTTGGTCCAGATGGTTTTGTGGATATTGGAGAATTATGACTTtgctttgtcttgttttttttaaataaaatgtgtcatAAAACAGTTTGTGTTAACTTGGTCTTTCAAATCTTGGCCTTATTGTATTTTCCATTTATGAACACTAGATGGCagcaagttatatatatatcttatttgtatattattatacgatatatatatatatatatataaatcgtataataatatacaaataagatCTAAAATGCAATATGCCCATGTGAATTCTCTTTCCCTACTTTCTAATTTATATATCGGACCAAGACCAATTTATGGATAATACATGTGCAAAGTTATATTtagagtaatttaaaaaaaattataattaaaacaaaaagagtAATACATAAAAGATTGTTATGTACCAAAATGTATTAACACTCCCTATTAGGAAAAACAACATCTCTTGTTttgctttgcattttttttttcaactcaacATGTTCTTTTTGATATGTTTTGTTAGTTCACAAAAATATGCAATTGAATtgcattaaattacaattaaataaaactatttataattcaattatttacaattaaataagtgTGCTGTCTCCCACAACTTcattaaagtaaaatacaaaaaaaaaaaaaaatgaatattacaAAACTCAAATAATATGCAATGTCAATCTGTAAAGTGATTACTCTAAGGATTTGAGTGTTATTGTGTGACTGATCCAGTTTGGCTGACGTCATCAAGTATCCGATCCTGACCTGGACGCAGATGAAAAACTGTCTGGAACTACTCATCACCTTTGTGGgatcattttaatgttaattctACAGAACGGTTTACATCTTCCATAGACTGCAGCTAATTTCTTGTTTTGTAAAAGTAACAATATGACCTGTCTTTCGGTGTGTTTCCAGTGTTACATTTAAGGATCCAGTGTTTGAGGGTGGTGCTCTGCTGCATGTCAGTGTGGTGGGAGAGAGGGCCTTACTGTGTTGTACAGAGAGGTTGTTTATTTGAAGTGTCTGCTTCCAGGAAAGGCCAGATATTAAGGCAGGAGTAAAAGAAagtgagttttgtgtgtgtgtgtgtgtgtgttaaaatggAAGCATCTGGGAGTTAAAAATGGTGTTGGAAAAACAGCAACGGGTGGATAAAGTGATGAGAAAGAGAATGATAAAAAAGCGAGAGGGATGGAATGAGGTTCTTGGAAAGTAAGGGAAAACTAGGAAATAATGTCCATGTGATGCTACATAAAAATGTCATAGGGGTCTTTTATAAACAAGGTTGTGTTTTCCTCTTAGagattaaagtgttttttttttgacctttGGATCAAAGAGTCTTCTTTTATCATTGTTACACGTGTCTTATTGTTACATGCATCCTAGTGTTCAAACATAATGCAATGAAATTTCATGAATAATGTGTGTGCTGGTGGTAAGGCACAACGTGTTGCCGCGGGGGGCTCCACTATAGCCGAAACCCAATGGGATGATCCAGTTTCTGTGCCTGGGATAGAGCACCTCCGAAACCCTAAACACTACCAGATGAGGCCTCGCAAACGCTGGAGGAGGGCTGGCGTGTGTTTATTCGGGGGGAAGGGTGCAGATCACCTATCAGCTcacattttcattcaaatttagCTTGCATTTGAAGGATGCATGTGTCTCTGTtgcatatgtacattttaaaaggatcatatcatggggaatcattattttcttggGCTTTTTAATTAATGGAGTTGTACCTTGAAAGCATAATGTAACGTTTAGAACTCCTTAAAGGTCATACATTCAACTAAACTGCAAAAACGTCTCATTTTGTATCTCTGAAAGTCAGAAAGATGAGTACATTCATGCATGTTTACATGCAATACCTATCTGGGGTTCAGAAACTTGGTCCAACCCCTTAGGAAGGTTACATAATGTTCCTAACCCCAGAAAACTACTAATAAGAGAAAATGATATAAAATTCTACTAAACATTGTGCTTGAGCCTGCATTAGAAAATGGCTCATGGTTATTTTAACACAGCCTCTAATCATTTCATGTACATTTTTATCAGACATTTCAACAATAACAGAAACCGTGAAGGGTCACAGGATGAAGAAATCACTTctgttttgactgttttggcaCAAAAACCCTGCCTAAGACTATAATTGGACATAATAAAATGATAACTCTGGTGCCCTTCAAGGTTGCAGATTATAGCCCTGATACACAGAAAGAAAGTGTAATGACTCGATCCAATATTTCTGGCACAAATACTTGCTGATCTGTACTGTGGGAAACTTAAACTGGTGGAGAGATTATGTATCAAGAAGGAATGTTTCCCTGGGCAACCCCGCCGTCAACTTCCTTTTCATATTTCTATTAAAGAGAGAGCACAGAATAGAAATCAGATACCTGAACTATCAGCTGAGACAGCTCTTTACACAGGTAAACATGTTAACACCTTGAAAAACATCGGTCAAAGCTTTGTTTGTGGGCTGAGTATCGAAACAAATTCATGTAATTGTATCTTAAGGGATTGAAAGACTGTTCTTATAAAGGGTGTGCAGTTACCTGTTTCTTTCAAGAGGTGGAAAGCACCTGGGACACACAATAGATTTCCACAAGAATGTGTTTAAATGCTCATCACAGATGTACTTGTTAACCCAACAGGCTTGAACTGTGGGCAGCCATAAATTGTCAATGCGTGGCCATATTCAGAGAACCTGAGGCTTCTTTTGTTAGcttgtgtatgtatgtaaacaGAGCTTGGGTTAGCATCTTGGTTTAGCATCTTGTTAATTTTGTACAATATAAATTCAGACATGCTTCTTGTGTTGAATTGCACGCATTAgttcacaaaaaatacatttgaatttgacCTTAGGATGACTTTTGCACTCATACATGGGTTATTCTCAGGAACCAGAGGCATTTGTTGCTTCACTGTTACTGTTGAACtttcaataaatcatttttttcacTTGGGGGCCAAAGTATCATTGCCCTAACCAGCCGTAgacatacaaaaaatattatagatAAAGATATTTAGATTAGTGGTCGACAAAATATTACTGAATACTACCTTGAAAGTTGTGAAGAAACAGCAATAGATTTGTTTACTGTATTGTGACGAACATCCATGTAAAACGGatgaacatgaattaaaaaaaatgtaagtgagACATGGATAAAT
This genomic window from Carassius gibelio isolate Cgi1373 ecotype wild population from Czech Republic chromosome A6, carGib1.2-hapl.c, whole genome shotgun sequence contains:
- the sumo1 gene encoding small ubiquitin-related modifier 1 gives rise to the protein MSDTETKPSSDGGEKKDGEYIKLKVIGQDNSEIHFKVKMTTHLKKLKESYSQRQGVPMNSLRFLFEGQRIADNQTPKELGMEDEDVIEVYQEQTGGCRND